In a single window of the Prochlorococcus marinus str. AS9601 genome:
- a CDS encoding ArnT family glycosyltransferase: MMNLKEENLVINKRLIFFLISILLLVSFCSIFFIENHSLVAHDESLYANRAKLIIDSNNWFTPFEKAHHKTIGSYWLIALSFKMFGISEFSARLPSYIFSILSSFVLFKIIKDISTLEIGLISIFTLSSSFLWFSYGKYCSPDTLYIFLNLLGILFLLKTSNSLKEKNKNKFLFLSGFFLSLPFFVRSYLQLLPLVSIFPLIYFKIKKLRYRNTRYLIIGFFVGLIPLIIFYYISYRTYGVDSLIRPYMLLKAKTLTENNILEGFLFYPRNLILLSTPFFIFLINGTRYILKNKSREIQILLVFTPFINIVLLMFTASKYSHYGLFTIPLLASNASFGIYESFKKKSYESKLILRIFGGLMLIISSLIFFISILNFHLKIFNQFYLIEGFIISFLSLISLILSLNLIYKTNSKSININNILSIFFIQIFILNTLFINGTIGNPNTEIKDFIYQPDIKKIINNNQIFIIGELDNKNLNLLKFYLPQARIIKKEQIPKIEPIYGIINNKDMKKLNNSIRTEFINLKEFKDINLIKIN; encoded by the coding sequence ATGATGAACCTAAAAGAAGAAAATTTAGTTATCAATAAAAGGCTTATATTTTTTTTAATATCTATTCTTCTTTTGGTTTCTTTTTGTTCAATATTTTTTATCGAGAATCATAGTTTAGTGGCTCACGATGAGTCTCTTTATGCTAATCGAGCAAAATTAATAATAGATTCTAATAATTGGTTCACACCTTTTGAAAAGGCACATCATAAAACTATTGGTTCATATTGGTTAATTGCATTGAGTTTTAAAATGTTCGGAATCAGTGAATTTTCAGCAAGATTACCAAGTTATATATTCTCAATACTTTCTTCATTTGTATTGTTCAAAATAATTAAAGATATAAGTACTTTAGAAATTGGATTAATATCCATTTTTACATTATCTTCATCATTTCTTTGGTTCAGCTACGGCAAATATTGTAGTCCTGATACACTTTATATCTTTTTAAACTTATTAGGTATTTTATTTTTACTAAAAACAAGTAATTCTTTAAAAGAAAAAAATAAAAATAAATTTCTATTTTTAAGCGGTTTTTTTCTGTCACTTCCATTTTTTGTAAGAAGTTATTTACAACTATTACCTTTAGTCAGTATATTTCCATTGATTTATTTCAAAATAAAAAAACTAAGATATAGAAATACGAGATATTTGATTATTGGATTTTTTGTAGGTTTAATACCTCTAATTATTTTTTACTACATTTCATATCGAACATATGGAGTTGATTCGTTAATAAGGCCATATATGTTATTAAAGGCAAAAACATTAACTGAAAATAACATATTAGAGGGTTTTTTATTTTATCCAAGGAATCTAATTTTACTATCTACACCTTTCTTTATTTTTTTAATTAATGGGACTAGATATATCCTAAAGAATAAATCCAGAGAAATTCAAATTTTATTAGTTTTTACTCCTTTTATAAATATTGTTCTCCTGATGTTTACAGCTTCAAAATATTCTCATTATGGATTATTTACTATTCCTTTATTGGCATCAAATGCCTCTTTTGGAATTTATGAATCATTTAAAAAAAAATCATATGAATCAAAATTGATCTTAAGAATATTTGGAGGATTAATGTTGATAATAAGTTCCTTAATATTTTTCATATCAATATTAAATTTTCATTTAAAAATCTTTAATCAATTCTACTTAATTGAAGGATTTATAATTTCCTTTTTATCATTAATATCACTGATTCTATCTTTAAATCTAATATATAAAACTAATTCAAAATCTATTAATATAAATAATATATTATCAATATTTTTTATCCAAATTTTTATACTAAATACGCTTTTTATTAATGGTACAATAGGAAACCCAAATACTGAAATAAAAGATTTTATTTATCAGCCCGATATAAAAAAAATAATTAATAATAACCAGATATTTATTATAGGTGAATTAGATAATAAAAATTTAAATTTATTGAAATTTTATCTCCCACAGGCCAGGATAATTAAAAAAGAGCAAATCCCTAAAATAGAGCCAATTTATGGAATTATAAATAACAAAGATATGAAAAAATTAAATAATTCAATAAGAACTGAATTTATAAATTTGAAAGAATTTAAAGATATTAACCTCATAAAAATAAATTAA
- a CDS encoding LOG family protein has product MKKNKKHISHEINNLKNLNLIINSDTYKLAHEDNGLLSRNEMRGVRMLLEITKPDLILEENKILSTIIIFGGASITEESNTKKRIENIKELIKKNPKSILLKRNLNRLENLLIMSHYYQSAREFSKLASINNQNKNCNSHVIVTGGGPGIMEAANRGAFEANCKSIGLNISLPNEQIPNAFITPGLCFKFNYFALRKIHFVMRSVAAVFFPGGFGTLDELFELLTLCQTGMKTKIPIILFGREYWNKIINFEYLADLGLIEDEHLNLFQYADTASEAWKIIKSSKKPT; this is encoded by the coding sequence ATGAAAAAAAACAAAAAGCATATATCTCATGAAATTAATAATTTAAAAAACCTGAATTTAATTATTAATTCTGATACTTATAAATTGGCTCACGAAGATAATGGTTTACTTAGCCGAAATGAAATGCGTGGAGTTAGGATGCTTCTTGAAATTACGAAACCAGATTTAATCCTTGAAGAAAATAAAATTCTTTCAACCATAATTATTTTTGGAGGCGCAAGCATTACAGAAGAGTCAAATACAAAAAAGAGAATTGAAAATATAAAAGAGTTAATTAAAAAAAATCCTAAATCGATACTTCTAAAACGAAATTTAAATAGATTAGAAAATTTGCTTATAATGAGTCATTACTATCAATCTGCAAGGGAGTTTTCTAAGCTTGCTTCAATTAATAATCAAAATAAAAACTGTAATTCGCATGTGATTGTTACAGGTGGGGGGCCAGGAATTATGGAAGCTGCTAATAGAGGTGCATTTGAAGCAAATTGTAAGTCTATAGGGTTAAATATCAGTCTCCCTAATGAACAAATACCAAATGCTTTTATAACTCCCGGTCTTTGCTTTAAATTTAATTATTTTGCATTAAGAAAGATCCATTTTGTTATGCGATCAGTAGCTGCCGTATTTTTTCCTGGAGGTTTTGGAACACTAGATGAATTATTTGAACTATTGACTCTTTGTCAAACAGGAATGAAAACAAAAATCCCAATCATACTTTTTGGTAGAGAGTATTGGAATAAGATAATTAACTTTGAATATTTAGCTGATCTTGGATTAATTGAAGATGAACATTTAAACCTTTTCCAATATGCAGACACGGCATCAGAAGCATGGAAAATTATCAAATCATCAAAAAAGCCAACCTAG